The sequence CCAGTTCGACGCCCCTGGCGGCCCCGTTCTCCACTATGATGCGCTTGATCTGGGCGCTGGTACGCACCTGTCCCTTGTTCTCGAAATACCTCTTGAGAAGGGCATTGGAAATCCTGTGAGAGCCTCCGGCCACCAGGCGGTAGGCCGTCGCCCGATCCAGGTAGAGGGGGATGAGATAGCCAACGCCGGACTGGTTATAGTCCAGGCCCCAGTGGCAGCAGATGTAGAGCATGAGGGTCCTGACGTGGTCGTTTTCAAACCGCTCCTTCACTGCTTCCTCAGGCGTCTTCTCGGAGAAGGCAGTGACCTTTCTGCCCACCTCAGTCAGCTCCAATTTGGCGGCTTGAAGCGGTGCTGGCACTGCCAGGGTAAAGGTAGCCGGAGCGATAAAGGCATCCACCAGCTCTCTAAACTCGCGATGCATCTGGCGATAGCTATCGGCGTCTTTCTTGGAGAACTTAGCCATGGAGGCACAGGTCCTCTCCACGTCGGTGTAGATACAGAGGCATTTGCCATCCTTTAGCGGCATGGCCCACTGTAGCTCAGGATGGATATGCTTGACACCGTACTCTTCGAATTTGAAGTCCTGGTAGACGGGCGCATAGTCCACCATCATGTGGTAGATAGCGTGGGTATTGTGAAAGAAATCAGGTAAAGTGACTTCCTCGGTAGCCAGCCCACCACCTACCTCAAACCTCTTCTCCAGGAGCAAAACCTTCTGCCCTGCCTTGCTCAGGTAAGCAGCAGCCTCTAGCCCGTTGGGGCCACCCCCGATAATTATAAAATCATAGTTCTGTGCCATTTACCTCCTTTTGTGAGGTTCTAGCATCCTGTTCCCCCTGTCCTCTGCGGCTAGAAACGAATCACGCTCCGGATTACCTCCCCTTTTTCCATAGCCTGAAATGCCTTGTTAATATCACTCAGGCTATAGTGACGGCTGATCAGCTTATCGATGGGAAGCTTGCCAGCCATGTAGAGGTCTACGTACCTCGGTATGTCAATCGGCGCTCTGATATCACCCTGGACGCATCCCACCATCGTCTTGCCCATGAGAAATTCGTAAGGTGCCACCGTGAGCATGTCTGCCACAGGGGCCATGCCAACAATAACACACTTCCCTCCGATGTGGATGGAGCTGAAAGCCTGGGCCATGACATTCACATTTCCGATGCACTCAAGGGCATAGTCGGCTCCGCCTCCCACTATCTCCGTGATTCGCTGCTGCGGGTCTTCCCTAGTAGCATTGATTAGATAGTCAGCCCCAAGCTCCTTAGCTTTTTCCAGTTTGCTGTCTATAGTGTCGATAGCTATCAGCTTGCCGGCCCCCGCCAGCTTCGCAGCCATGACCGCACTCAACCCAACCCCGCCACAGCCGAAGATGGCGATGCTCTCTCCTGCCCTTAACCCAGCAGTGTTGAGCACAGCACCTATCCCGGTGCTCGTCCCGCAACCCAGTAAACAAACGACGTCCAGCGGAGCATCATCCCGGATCTTGACTGCCGTTCGCTCGTGGACTACGGCATACTCAGCAAATGAGGACTGGCAGAAGAAGTGGCTCAGTTCTTGATCACCCTTGCGTAAGCGCTTTGCACCGCTGGGTAGTGTCCCCATCATATTGTAACTCAGCATCTCAGAACACCTGGTGAGCTGACCTCTAACGCAGTAGCTGCACTTGCCGCAGGCATAGGCTACCATCATGATCACATGGTCGCCAGACTGTAGAGAAGTAACTCCAGGTCCTACCTTCTCCACAATCCCAGCTCCTTCGTGTCCCAGGACTATGGGGAGAGGAGCAGGCGCGTCACCTTTGATGTTGGCGAGGTCGGTGTGGCACACGCCGGTAGCCACCAGTTTCACCAGAACCTCGTTCGCCTCTGGCTCGCCCAGGGTCACGTTCTCCACGCGCAGGGGTTGGCCAACTTCGTATAGTACTGCTGCTTTCATCGATCCTCCTGCTTTTCTAGTCTATAAGTTTATACTTTTCCCGCCTACAATTCCAATTCTTGTCTGTTGGGCATGAGAAATGGGCCTAGATATGCCAGGCTAGAGGTTTGGCCTCGAGAGCTACTGCATGTAGGTCTTGGCGAACTTCTCCATCAGGCGTGTTGGTTTCCACCACTTCTTCAGGCCGATGTCCTCGGCCACTTTGTTGGCCGCGATATAGCCAGGCCCACCGGTCACCATGCCTCCAGGATAGGTCGAGGCGCCACACAGGTAGAGGCCTTCGATCGGTGTCTTGGAGGTGGAGCATTCTATATTGGGGCGGTTGAAGCCCAACTGCATCGGCGTGTAGTCGCCATGCTTTATACCGCCGCGGCGCATGTTGGGGAAGCGTATCTCGATATCCACCGGGCTCTCACCGCTGAGCATCATGATGTTCTCCCGCTTCATGTTGGGAGCGGCTTTATGCCATTTGTCCAGTGTGGCCTCCTGCAGCTCCTTACCCCGCTTCTCCCAGCCGCCTTCGATCTCATAGGGGGCGTGCATCTGGAAGAAGGAGACTTTGCCCGTGGGCATCCGTACCAGGTGCGGGTCCCAGAAGCTCTCGCAGGTGACGTGTCCTCCAAAGTTCTTGTCCAGCTTACCCTTCATCACGTTCTTCCAGTGGGCCACCACCTGGTCAGTGCTCTCGAAGCCGATGACGGTCATGAAGCTCTCATTGGCCCAGGGATCATCGCACTTGTATTGGGGTATCTCTGTAGAGACAACGTGCAGGGTATAATAGCTCCACTTGTCGTACTTCCAGTTCTCGACATTTTCTTTGAGCGTCCCGGGCAGCTTATCCTTGCCTATAAGGTCGAAGAAAGTGGAGTGAGGGTCGAGGCTGGAGATGACCACCTTGGCGTTCAAGGTGCGTCCCTCCCAGAGGTCTACCCCGGTAACCCTACCATTCTGTATATTGATCTTGTTCACCTGGGACGCTTCCAGTATCAGCCCACCGTTCTGGACGATCTCCCGCGAGAAGGCGCCAGCCAGTTTGTGCGATCCTCCCAGGCAGTAGGCCTTGTCCCTGGCCCGGGTGAGCAAGAGGGGCACAAAAAGGCCCACGCCGGTCTCATTGGGGTCCAGGCCCCACATGCAAGCAGCGTAGAGCATCAAAGCCCTGACACGGTCGTTCTCAAAGGATTCGTTCATGATCTGGAGGGGGCTTTTCTCGTTGAGCTCCAGTAGTTCCCGGCCGATTTCGGTACGCTGCATGCTGACGATCATGTCCAGAGAAGGTTGGGGTGGCAAATAGGTGGCTGGCCCTACTATGTCGTCCATCATCCGCTGCCAGACCTGCATCTGCTTCCCGAAGGCCTTGGCGTCCTTCTGGGAGAACTTCATAATGGAGTCGACGGTGTCCTCCACCATGCGAGTCAGGAGCAGGGTGCTCCCGTCCCCGAACACCATGGCCATCTGGAGGTTAGGCTTGACCCAGACCAGGGCATGGCGGTCCAGGTTGAAGTCCTTTATGGCAGGCATATAATCTACCATCATGTGGTAGATGGCGTGCATGTTGGAGTAGTAGCCAGGGAAGAGGATCTCCTCTGTAGCCAGTCCGCCGCCCACCTCGTAGCGGCGCTCGATGATGGCCACCTTGGCTCCGGCCTTGGCCAGGTAGGCCGCGGTCATCAGGCCATTGGGGCCGGCTCCAATGACAACCACATCCCAGTTGCTCTCGGTAGGGAACTCGTCAAATACTTTTCCGACAATCCCTTCCATTGTATCCTCCTTCGTTATCTAGGGGCGTCTAGCCGATTTCTTCCCCTGCTGGGGGATATACCACGGTGATGGGTACCACCAGTCGCCAGGCTCAACCAAACTATCCTCGATCATGATGTGCATCAAGTTATAGGGAATAGCCATCAAGAACAGGCCTCCGGGATGGCAAGCCGTTTGGTTGCAAAGATAGAGGCCATCAATAGGGGTGCGATAGCGAGCCAGCTCGGGGATAGGGCGGTTCTCTGCCCACTGGTCATGGCAGTGCCGGGTACCGCACCATGTGCCGCCAATCAAGCCTGTATTGCGGAATTCCGAGTCACAAGGGCTGTTGGCCCATTGATAGACGATGTTATCAGAGTTCACGTTTTCTATTACTTCACTCATCGACTGGCGGACGAAGGCATCCATCTTGTTTTTCATCTTACTGGCTGCCTCAAGCCCTCCGATGTAGTATTCTGGCGGAGGGACATAATGGTAGACTGGCGAGATAAGATAGCGGCCGGACACAGTGCACTGTGGATCCGTGGGATCAAATCTCTCGGCTGGGGTGATGATCCAGATGGTCCTCTCCGGTGGCATGGTAGGGAAACCTCTCTTGCCATCTACATCGGCTACGTGTTCATAGTAGATCTCACGCGAGTCCATAGGGTATGGTCCACCCATCATCCCTTTTCCAAATTTTGCCTTGGCGCGAAGAGGCTCGCGAGTGAGGAAGTGAGAGACATAGATGCTGCCGCCCTTGATACTGATGTCGTTCACCTTGTGCAAGAATCCCGCATCTACGTGCTGCGGCCCGATGAGTTTGTTAAACGTCTGTTTAACGTCAACGCCGCTGATCACAGCCTTCTTTGCCCAAATCTTCTTCTCAGGGCGGGTGGCGGTGTCTCTCAGCCGCACGCCGACTGCCGCACCATCGCTGACGATGATCTCGTCCACGGGACAGCAGGTACGTATCACTGCTCCATGAGCCAAGGCACAACGCATCACGGCATGAAAATAGTCGTGCATGCCGCCGCGTGGAACCTGTTGTCGGTTGTATATAACGCAGGCTATGTTGCAGCACCAGGCCGGAATGGCTACGCCACGCCAATGGCCTGCCGCTCCTGAGTACCATGCAATGATCGCCTGGAGCACCTTGAAAGGCTCGGTTTCTAAGTGTTCATCCAGCAGATCGAAAAGGTCCATGTCCAGCAGTTCCTCAGTCCATACGTCCGGCTGATGCTTCTGGTAGACCTGCATGTATGGGATATTCTCTGCCGTTACTTCCACCTCTGGCGGATGTGGCGGGCACCAGAAGGTCGCCTGTAGCAGTTCTCTGATGAAGGGGGGCTGTCCGAGCAAGCCACTTAGCTTGGCATAGCCCATCTGGTCCTTTTCGGAGATTGGTGCCACGCCGTAGGTAGTGAGGACACCCCTCTCTGCGTCTGCCGTCAGTTCACCCATCTGGCTTTGGCCTATGCGGAAACCGTACTTCCACAACTCTAACTGGTCGAAGCCAGGTGCTGCCCCGCCATACATGATCATAGCATGGGGGGTGATGCGCACTCCGCTGATGGGCTCAGTATTTTCCACCGCTCCTCCAGCCTCAGGCCTCTCCTCCAGTACGCAGACGCTGGCTCCGCATTTAGCCAGATAAGCCGCTAGCGTCACGCCATTAGGCCCACCGCCCACGATAACGAAATCATATCTTTCTTCCTTTGCCATGGCTACCTCCTTGATTAACCGAATAAATCACAGCCAGAAAGAGGCCTATTCTTGAAGATGCCTCTCACAGCGTTGCTCCCTTTTCTAGCCAGGTACGGATGGTATCTTCCCTTCAAGTATGTACCACGATGACAGGCACCGTCAATAGTTAGTCCGTGCGTCCTTATCCTCTTAAGTGTCAGTGAACAGGGCTTGTCTCTGGGCTTCTCCATGTAACGCTTCAGCAGCCAGCGCAATGATGTAGTTGATGACAATGTGATATCTCCTGGTCAATCGAACGGCTGGTAAAACAGTGTAACACTAGTGGGAGGAGAGCATCCAGAGGAGCAGACTTGGTCTCCGTAATGTAGTCGATGCTAAAATCCACACACTTCCTAGCTTCTGGATTGCTGGGGCACATTTCTAAACTGGTTATATAAAACACGCTCATGTTGATCATGGGACATTCTTCCTCTTGAGTTTTGATAGTATATAAGAATCCAAGGACAGAGGCATGTTGTGACGGTTGACGAAACTTGGGGGTACAATGAGCATAGGTTGCGATGTTGGGCAATTCACAAATCACGCGTAGGAAGATTTGCAAGGCTCTGAACTTTATCCCTTTCCCACATTGGGGAACTGGCATCGCGTTGTTAAGGTGCAGTGGTTGAGTCTGAAATTATCATACGGTATATGCTTTGTCAATGCCTTGTAAAGCGAGGCTCTGTGTAAGTAACTGTGATGGTGCTTCATGCAGCATTAACACAGAAATCGCTTAATGGCCTGCCCGGACAGTTGCCTGTATCGCTGGCCTGTGCTACTATCTAGCCGCTGACTTTGGAGTGGGATGTCACGATGGAGAAGAAGGGACTAGAGTACGATCCAATATTCAAGGTGCCACCGGCATTGCAGGCAAAACATGAGATATCAATGCGAGAAGTAACCGGGAGTCCTAAACACGCTAATGATATGCTGACCAAGGTGACCGCCAGAGGAACCAGCAACTATGAGACCCCTAAAGATGAGATGGCGGATTTGCTTAGACGGTATCTGCCTTTCTTGGAGAAGGACCGCAGAAAGAAGCGGTGGGATATATTGGCTGGAGGCGCCGTTATTGGCGGCCTCACCAACTCACCCAACGTGCAGAGAATGGAGTATTATAACTGGCCGCCAGCACCCGCGCGAGTGGAGCCTCAAGCAATGTTCTACCTCATAATCGACGTGCCGGAGGAGATGCCCCACTTCTGGTACTGCCCGGAGACGGAAACTGCTTTGAGTATAAACTCATCCTACTATGGTGAGAAGAAAAGCCGTGGCTTGGGCATTGGGATGGATATACTCCAACCTATGGGTATTCATTCTATCCATGGTTCCTGTCTAGATATCGCTGGCAGAGGTGTGGTTATCATTGCCCCCACCGGCACGGGCAAATCAACGCTTTGTGCCATGCTCAAGGATGAGCCGGGGGCCCGCATCCATTCAGATGACTGGATCTACGTCATGTTCAGCTATGATGAGGAGGCTAGACCCAGGCTGGCTATCGGTCGTTATTCTGAGCTGTGGTATTACATGAGGACAGACACAGTTCTAGCTCAGCCAGCGTTGAAAGAGATTTTCCCCAGAGGCCCGATAGAAAATGTACCCGTGGATGACAGCGGTAATTATCTCTGGGATGCTTTTGAGAACTCGCGGGCCATGGTGAATCCTCTGGACATAGTTAGTGGCGGCACAGCCATAGAGAAACAGAACAAACTGGCCAGGTTTACCTCGATAGAAAAGGTTATTTTCCTACGCCGAGAGGAGGGCTTGCCAGAAGTGGAAAGGCTGACTCCGGAGAAAGCTGTCCAGATACTTTACGAAGGGAAAATGCGCTACCTGTCAGGTAGCGGCAAGAGAGGAGCTGGCGTCGAGCGCTGGCTCAACCCCTATGTTTTGGTTAATAAGGAAAACCTCATCGAACATAAGGGCGAAAGGGCCCTATTGAATATTGATTTTCAGAACTATTACTTTGCCACCCTGTTCGCTATCACCGGAGGTGCTTATTATTTGAATACAGATGGTAGAACTCCGGCTGAAAGCCTCAAGGCTCTCAAGGAGATAGTAGCCGAGCCTTCATCGCTGGCCCTGCATTTCGACCCTGGAGTCTATCGGACCAAGCGAATAGAAGAAGCCCTGATGAGATGTGCCAAAGAGACGCCAGAAGACGTGGTGGCCACGACCAAGAGATACATGGGAGCCATCTATTAGGCTCAACGCTAGCGTGCTCCGTGCCACGAGATGCAGGTTGAGGCGGAATGGTTGCGCCAGGGGCGATTTGAGCCCTATTATTGGTGGCCTAGGTCCAAGATTTCCGCTGACTGTGGCTGAATGATTTTGCACGCTTCTCGCCGCCGGTGATCCACGAGGAAAAGCCCTGGTATAATGTGAACGCGGGGGTAGAAAGTGAGCCAAACCGTAGACCTTCGAACTGCCATACGTAGAAGGACAAGCGTTCGGCACTACCAGAGGAAAGCCGTCCGAGACGATATGTTGGAGCGTGTAATGGCATCTGGAAGGGAGTCGGTAGCCCTCGACGACACTATCCAGGTTCGTTTCCATCTCATAAATGAGGGTGGTCTGATTGCCAGCCTATTGGCGCCATTGGCCGGG comes from Chloroflexota bacterium and encodes:
- a CDS encoding NAD(P)/FAD-dependent oxidoreductase, which translates into the protein MEGIVGKVFDEFPTESNWDVVVIGAGPNGLMTAAYLAKAGAKVAIIERRYEVGGGLATEEILFPGYYSNMHAIYHMMVDYMPAIKDFNLDRHALVWVKPNLQMAMVFGDGSTLLLTRMVEDTVDSIMKFSQKDAKAFGKQMQVWQRMMDDIVGPATYLPPQPSLDMIVSMQRTEIGRELLELNEKSPLQIMNESFENDRVRALMLYAACMWGLDPNETGVGLFVPLLLTRARDKAYCLGGSHKLAGAFSREIVQNGGLILEASQVNKINIQNGRVTGVDLWEGRTLNAKVVISSLDPHSTFFDLIGKDKLPGTLKENVENWKYDKWSYYTLHVVSTEIPQYKCDDPWANESFMTVIGFESTDQVVAHWKNVMKGKLDKNFGGHVTCESFWDPHLVRMPTGKVSFFQMHAPYEIEGGWEKRGKELQEATLDKWHKAAPNMKRENIMMLSGESPVDIEIRFPNMRRGGIKHGDYTPMQLGFNRPNIECSTSKTPIEGLYLCGASTYPGGMVTGGPGYIAANKVAEDIGLKKWWKPTRLMEKFAKTYMQ
- a CDS encoding NAD(P)/FAD-dependent oxidoreductase is translated as MAKEERYDFVIVGGGPNGVTLAAYLAKCGASVCVLEERPEAGGAVENTEPISGVRITPHAMIMYGGAAPGFDQLELWKYGFRIGQSQMGELTADAERGVLTTYGVAPISEKDQMGYAKLSGLLGQPPFIRELLQATFWCPPHPPEVEVTAENIPYMQVYQKHQPDVWTEELLDMDLFDLLDEHLETEPFKVLQAIIAWYSGAAGHWRGVAIPAWCCNIACVIYNRQQVPRGGMHDYFHAVMRCALAHGAVIRTCCPVDEIIVSDGAAVGVRLRDTATRPEKKIWAKKAVISGVDVKQTFNKLIGPQHVDAGFLHKVNDISIKGGSIYVSHFLTREPLRAKAKFGKGMMGGPYPMDSREIYYEHVADVDGKRGFPTMPPERTIWIITPAERFDPTDPQCTVSGRYLISPVYHYVPPPEYYIGGLEAASKMKNKMDAFVRQSMSEVIENVNSDNIVYQWANSPCDSEFRNTGLIGGTWCGTRHCHDQWAENRPIPELARYRTPIDGLYLCNQTACHPGGLFLMAIPYNLMHIMIEDSLVEPGDWWYPSPWYIPQQGKKSARRP
- a CDS encoding NAD(P)/FAD-dependent oxidoreductase, encoding MAQNYDFIIIGGGPNGLEAAAYLSKAGQKVLLLEKRFEVGGGLATEEVTLPDFFHNTHAIYHMMVDYAPVYQDFKFEEYGVKHIHPELQWAMPLKDGKCLCIYTDVERTCASMAKFSKKDADSYRQMHREFRELVDAFIAPATFTLAVPAPLQAAKLELTEVGRKVTAFSEKTPEEAVKERFENDHVRTLMLYICCHWGLDYNQSGVGYLIPLYLDRATAYRLVAGGSHRISNALLKRYFENKGQVRTSAQIKRIIVENGAARGVEL
- a CDS encoding Zn-dependent alcohol dehydrogenase; translated protein: MKAAVLYEVGQPLRVENVTLGEPEANEVLVKLVATGVCHTDLANIKGDAPAPLPIVLGHEGAGIVEKVGPGVTSLQSGDHVIMMVAYACGKCSYCVRGQLTRCSEMLSYNMMGTLPSGAKRLRKGDQELSHFFCQSSFAEYAVVHERTAVKIRDDAPLDVVCLLGCGTSTGIGAVLNTAGLRAGESIAIFGCGGVGLSAVMAAKLAGAGKLIAIDTIDSKLEKAKELGADYLINATREDPQQRITEIVGGGADYALECIGNVNVMAQAFSSIHIGGKCVIVGMAPVADMLTVAPYEFLMGKTMVGCVQGDIRAPIDIPRYVDLYMAGKLPIDKLISRHYSLSDINKAFQAMEKGEVIRSVIRF